The [Clostridium] colinum genome includes the window TAAACTAAAATTAAATGATACTTAAATTGTATAAATTACTTTATCAATTATACGTAAAAGATTTAAGGATGCTTTAACCTATTGAACAAAAAACTTACTTTATCCCTTGTATAAAGAAATATACAGTATCTCAAAAAAATAAAATGCTAAAGACTTTATCTTTAGCATTTTATTTTGATTTAAAATATTATAATTTTTTAATAAAACATAGATACACCTGGTCCTAAAGGTAAATCTAAAACAATCCATATAACTAATAATATAGTCCAACCTATTAAAAACATTATACTGTATGGTAACATAGTAGATATTAATGTACCTATACCAGATCTTTTATCATATTTTTTTGCAAAAACAACTATCATAGCAAAATAATTCATAAGTGGGCTAATAATATTAGTTGTAGAATCTCCTATACGATATGCAACTTGTGTAAGCTCTGGTGAATAACCTAACTGCATAAACATAGGTATAAATACTGGTGCAAGTATAGTCCATTTAGCAGAAGCCGACCCCATAAATAAATTTATAAATGCAGTTAATATTATAAATAATACCATAAGAGGTGCTCCTGTTAAGCCTATATTACCTAAAAAGTCTGCCCCTTTTAAAGCTAAAATACTACCAAGGTTTGTATAGTTGAAATAATTTACAAACTGTGCTGCAACAAATGTTAATGCTATATATGAGCCCATAGAAGCCATATTTTTTCCTAATTGGTCACCAATATCTTTTTCACTTTTATATGTTCCAGATACTCTACCATAGACAATAGAAGGAATAAAAAATCCTAATGTAATAAATACAATAATACCGTCTATTAATAATGATTTTGATATAAGGCTACCTGTTTCAGGATTTCTAAGTAAAGAGTTTTTAGGTATTGCCCATAAAACTATTAATAAAATATATGCTATTAACGTAAAGTTTGCATATTTTAATGCTTTATTTTCTTGTGGTGTAAGCTCTGTAGCTTCAGATACAGTTTCATCTGTTGTGTCAAACTTACCTAATCTAGGCTCTACGATTTTATCTGTAACAAATGTACCTACTATAACTATTAATGCTGTTGATACAAACATAAAAAACCAGTTTGCTGTTGCTCCTACCGTATATGACGGGTCTAATATTTGAGCTGCTTCTGTGCTTATACCACTAAGAAGTGTATCTACAGTACCGATTAAAAGGTTTGCACTAAATCCACCAGATACACCTGCAAAAGCTGCTGCAAGACCTGCTAAAGGATGTCTTTTATAAGCCATAAAAACGATAGCTCCAATAGGTACTAAAACAACATATCCTACGTCTGATGCTACGTTAGACATAACACCTAAAAAAACAACAACTGGTGTTATTAATTTCACAGGTGTTTTAGATACTAATTTTTTCATACTTGCTGTAATATATCCGCTACCTTCTGCACAACCAACACCAAGCATAGTAACTAAAACTACACCAAGTGGTGCAAATCCTGTAAAGTTTGATATAGCATTTTTTATCATATAAGCTATACCTTCACCGCTTAACAAACTTACGGTTGTTATTGTTTGTTCTTCTAGTTCCATTGTTTTTTGGTTCATTATCTCGCCAGTAGCTGATATACCTAAAGCTTCAAATATGGCCGATAATATAACTATTAATAATGATAAAATTGTAAATAAAGTTATCGGATGTGGTAATTTATTCCCTGCTACTTCAATGCTATTTAAAAATTTATCAAAAAAAGAATTTTTCTTTTTGATATTTTCTTTTTTACCCATAGCTTTCTCCTTCCAAAAATATTGTATAATATTAATTCATATTTTATAATTATACTAAATTTTACTTGAAAATACAATAAAAAAATGTCTTTTTATATTTAAAATTTTTATATGCTATATAAATGTTTATTCTAAGTTTTAATTTATGTAAAATATATCAGACTAAAACCAAAATATTTTAGGAATAATCTTTTTATTTTTATACTTTTTATAAAAATTATAATTACAACACAGGGCTTTAAGTCTTTGTGAAGAAATCAACTTTTTTTCACACAATACTAAATTTTTGAAAGGTTATAGACTTTGTATACAACATCTATTATGTAAAATATATTTAGCATTATAAAAGTTAAAATTCTTTTATAATGCTAAATATTAATTATCTTATTCCATTTGCTTTCCCAAAAAACCTGCTGCTGTCTGTGCCAACTTTCCTTCAACTTCTCCCATTTTTTTGTCTCCAGACAACAAAACAACTGCTCCTATAACATCTCCTTCAGATATGATAGGAGTTATTAATTGGTGGTTATATGAAATATTGTCATCTTCAGTTATAGAAACAAAGTTTTTTTCATCTCTATTAGCTATATGTGTTGTTCTTTTGTTTATTACATCTTCTAAACCGCTACTTATATGTTTTTCTAAAAGCTCTTTTTTGCTACCACCACTAACAGCTATTACGTGGTCTTTATCTACTATACAAGCTATATGACCTGCTGTTTGGGCTAAGCTTTCTGCATATTCTTTTGCAAAGCTTCCAAGCTCCCCTATTGGTGAATATTTTTTTAATATAATTTCACCTTCTCTATCTGTAAATATCTCTAAAGGGTCTCCTTCTCTTATTCTTAGTGTTCTTCTTATTTCCTTAGGTATAACAACTCTCCCCAAATCATCTATACGTCTTACAATCCCTGTTGCTTTCAAAAAAAATTCCTCCTTAATTAAAGCTTATTAAAATAAGATTATAAATTTTATTTTTTGTTTTATTTTTTATAATACTATTATTGTTCAGTAGAGGATTTTTTATGCAATGTTTTTTTATTTTTTATACAATTTATCCTATTTTTTCAATTTTTACTTTTAACATATTTATTATTTATAAATATATTTTAAAAATTTTTATTTGTGGTATAATAAAGCTAATTAAATGTTAAGGAGATAAAATTATGCAATATGGATTTGTTAGAGTAGCCTCTGCTACACCTAATATAAAAGTATCAAACTGTTTTTATAATGCAAAAAATATAATTGAATATATAAAAAAAGCTCATAAAAATAATGTTAGTCTTATTGTTTTTCCTGAGCTTTGTATAACTGGTTATACCTGTTCAGACTTATTTTTACAAGATAGTTTAATACAAGATAGTAAAAAAGCCTTAAAACAAATTTTAGAAGAAACAAAAAATTTTAATATAACTTGTGTTGTTGGTATGCCAATAGAATTTTTAGGAAAATTATATAATTGTGCTATATGCTTTTATAAAGGTAAAATTTTAGGTATTGTACCAAAAACTTATATGCCAAACTATAATGAATTTTATGAAAAACGTCATTTTAATAAATTAGAAAATAACTGTACTTTTACAGATAAAGATATTTGTGACTACGATATTAGCTTTGGAAATATTATTTTTCAAGTTGAAAATGTTAAAAATTTTACTTTTGCAATAGAAATATGTGAAGATTTATGGTCTGTTATCCCTCCTAGCTCCAACTATGTTCTTAATGGTGCTAATATTATATTAAATCTATCTGCTAGTAACGAAATAGCTGGTAAATCTATATATAGAAAAGAACTTGTAAAAAATCAATCTGCTAGATGTATATGTGTATATATATATTCTAGCGCTGGTGAAGGTGAATCCACAACAGATTTAGTATTTTCTGGACACAATTTAATTTTTGAAAATGGTAGGCTTTTAAGTGAAAGTACACCTTTTAAAAATGAAATTATATATGCCGATATAGACCTTGAATATATAAATAATGAAAGAAGAAAAAATACTACTTTTAATTCTAAAATTTCTGAATTATATCCTATTAAAAAGTATAATATGGAAAATATATCATTTGATATAAAAAGATATATAGACCCTATGCCTTTTGTTCCAAAAGATGAAAATAAAAGAGCATTAAGATGTAAAGAAATAATAGATATACAAGCTTATGGTCTAAAAAAACGTATACAACATATAGGTATTAAAAATGTTGTTGTTGGTATATCTGGAGGGTTAGATTCTACCCACGCATTAATTGTTATAAATCAT containing:
- a CDS encoding AbgT family transporter, coding for MGKKENIKKKNSFFDKFLNSIEVAGNKLPHPITLFTILSLLIVILSAIFEALGISATGEIMNQKTMELEEQTITTVSLLSGEGIAYMIKNAISNFTGFAPLGVVLVTMLGVGCAEGSGYITASMKKLVSKTPVKLITPVVVFLGVMSNVASDVGYVVLVPIGAIVFMAYKRHPLAGLAAAFAGVSGGFSANLLIGTVDTLLSGISTEAAQILDPSYTVGATANWFFMFVSTALIVIVGTFVTDKIVEPRLGKFDTTDETVSEATELTPQENKALKYANFTLIAYILLIVLWAIPKNSLLRNPETGSLISKSLLIDGIIVFITLGFFIPSIVYGRVSGTYKSEKDIGDQLGKNMASMGSYIALTFVAAQFVNYFNYTNLGSILALKGADFLGNIGLTGAPLMVLFIILTAFINLFMGSASAKWTILAPVFIPMFMQLGYSPELTQVAYRIGDSTTNIISPLMNYFAMIVVFAKKYDKRSGIGTLISTMLPYSIMFLIGWTILLVIWIVLDLPLGPGVSMFY
- a CDS encoding NAD(+) synthase, whose product is MQYGFVRVASATPNIKVSNCFYNAKNIIEYIKKAHKNNVSLIVFPELCITGYTCSDLFLQDSLIQDSKKALKQILEETKNFNITCVVGMPIEFLGKLYNCAICFYKGKILGIVPKTYMPNYNEFYEKRHFNKLENNCTFTDKDICDYDISFGNIIFQVENVKNFTFAIEICEDLWSVIPPSSNYVLNGANIILNLSASNEIAGKSIYRKELVKNQSARCICVYIYSSAGEGESTTDLVFSGHNLIFENGRLLSESTPFKNEIIYADIDLEYINNERRKNTTFNSKISELYPIKKYNMENISFDIKRYIDPMPFVPKDENKRALRCKEIIDIQAYGLKKRIQHIGIKNVVVGISGGLDSTHALIVINHTFELLNYDKKGIITVTMPCFGTTDRTYNNAKKLCEIIGTTLLEINIKDSVLKHFEDINHNPNIHDVTYENSQARERTQILMDIANKYNGIVIGTGDLSELALGFATYNGDHMSMYGVNSSIPKTLIRYLIEYFAKNSNDSLNDILMDILNTPVSPELLPPNKDGNIAQITEDIVGPYELHDFFLYNMLRYNYTPEKIYYLAKKAFNGTYDNKTILKWLEKFYIRFFTQQFKRSCLPDGTKVGSVSLSPRGDFRMPSDVSFDTFLDRIKNLE
- the spoVT gene encoding stage V sporulation protein T, with the translated sequence MKATGIVRRIDDLGRVVIPKEIRRTLRIREGDPLEIFTDREGEIILKKYSPIGELGSFAKEYAESLAQTAGHIACIVDKDHVIAVSGGSKKELLEKHISSGLEDVINKRTTHIANRDEKNFVSITEDDNISYNHQLITPIISEGDVIGAVVLLSGDKKMGEVEGKLAQTAAGFLGKQME